The DNA sequence GGTGGAGTAGAATTCGATTAGGGAGCATCGTTAACGGGTCTAAATTGTCTGTTTTAATGCTTTTAAAAACTAATATCTTATATGTTTCTCCACCTATGCTTTCTTTTACTGCGCTTATTGTTAAATGAACACTCGACTGAGCACCATTTTCGCTAGAAAGAATGATTTTACCTTCCCACGATTGGTGTAAAGGAAGCTCAATAAATTTTTTCACATCCGCATGAATAACCCCTGCCTCATGGTAACCACTCATATTTAAAAAAGCTAGGTTTGTAAATTGAATGATGCCATTCAAATCTATTATTAATACCCCATCATGGAGTTGTTGTAAGGCGCTCTTATAGATGTCTCGTGCATCTGCTGTAACCATTTCATCCCCCCTACCAAAATTGCTATTAAACTTATCTTACTAGCAAAACCAATCCTTGTAATTGATATAAATCAAGGAAATGATCGAGTTTTTTTGCGATGATAAAAGAAAAACGGAGTTGAACAGCGATGAATTTATTTACTTTTGATGATATGAAAAAAACAAAACGGAGCTCACTAGGAAACGATGTGCCTATAGAACTATTTCGTTCAGTTAGATTGATCGGGATGTATCAAGGCCTTCCTATGAAAGGAAAAAGTACTACCTTAGTCGTTGGTCGAAAAATTGGAGAGAGTATGCAAGTTAGTTCCCTTGAAGAAGCTTTGCAATTATTTGAGGAATTGAAAATCGGAATTCCTCGTGTCATAGAAAATAACGGAAACGAAATGCACATTGCGATTGAAGACTGCTTTTGTGAAGGTTTGCCTGTCCATGAAGGGAACCTTGTTTGTGATTTAGAGGGAGCGATATTGGAAGGAGCGCTTTCTAGTATTTATAAAGGGAAAGTCCATGTTCGCGAGGTCAAATGCAACGTAAATGGAGATAAAGATTGCGAGTATAAAATTAGGTTTACATAAGAGGGGAAAAAGAGCAAAAGTGGGGTCAGACCCCCGGCGCGTTAAAGCTTTAACGCACTGGGGGTCTGACCCACTAGCATTGCATGACTTGAAAAACCTCTCAAATTTTCAAATATTAGTATTTACAGACATAAAAAAAACTCCTATTGTAGAAGATGAGTCCTTGTTTCGTTCCCTAAAACAAAACAAGTCTACTACAAAGGAGTTCCTAATGAATAATAAAAGTATAGGACGGGAAATGCTCATTTGTCAATGCTTATCACTACTGCCAACTGAGGATTTTGATTGCCCCTTGATAGATTACGGAAACTATAAGCTTTCTACAAAATCTTTATTGAGAATTTTCGTATCAGCACAGTTAGATAAATGGAGTTCATATGCCCATATGGAAGAAAAGTTAAGAGCTTACCCAAAATTGTGTAAGGAATTAGATATTAAGGATATTAGCGGATCTCAGCTAAGCCGACGTATTAATGATCTGCCGACAGAATGGGTTCAAAAAATATTCGCCAAAGTGGTTCAAAAAATTAAACAATTAACTGACACATGCAAAGGGCTACCAAGTGGTATTGGGAAATTGAGCATTGTTGATTCAACTGAAATCAAGTTACCTGAACGTTTATGCGATTGGGCATACATATCGAAAGATTATAACGCAGTCAAAATGCACACTAGGCTATCTGTTGTTTCTCCAAACGTGGCTTTTCCAGACAAAATCCTGCCTTCGACAGGTACAGTAAGTGACTCTGAAAGTTCTGATGCGCTAATTGAAGAAAATGATACCACCTATGTAATGGATCGAGCTTATCCATCAAAAAAGAACTTAATGGACTGGCAGAAAAGAGAGATTTCCTTTGTCGTTCGTATAAAAAAGAATCTTAGATTATATACATTACAGGAATTTAAGCCAACTCATCCGTCTGTCATTCATGATGCAAAAGTTTTATATGGTTTATCTGAAATACCGATAAGGTATATTGAATTTTTAGATGAGAAAGGTAGGTCTTATAGGATTTTAACAACAAGATTTGATCTAACAGACCTACAAGTAATGGAAATTTACCGTAATCGTTGGATTATCGAATTATTCTTTAAGTGGATTAAACAGCATCTGAAACTAACAAAAATCTGGAGTACGAAACCACAAGGTATTTGGAATCAGATGTTTCTTGCTCTAATCGCATTTGGATTATCTCTAATTATAAAGCTTCAGTCTGGATCAACAAAAACGCCATGGGAATTCTTTCGCCTTTTACAAACCTTCCTTTTTCACACAGTCAGTTCTTTTTATAAAGAGCTGCATCGAAAAAAGAAAAGAAAGTCAAAAGGAAGACAAAAAGTACCTATTCCATTACCGAAGGTTATGCCCAGCTTTGGAACAGTCGCCATGGTTAAAGAAAAAATAAAGAATTAATATTATATGTAAAAAAAAGGGAACGAGGTCAATTTAATACCCCATTCTCCTTTTTTCATTTCGTCCTAAAAACATATTGTTAAAATTTATCATTTATTCAATTAATATACTATCATGCAACGCTAGTGGGTCTGACCCCTTATAAAACTAGTTTAAATAAAACGAACGCGGACCATTCCTTCGATTTGCTTGATTTTCGTTTCTAAATTAGGAAGGATTTCGTTATCAACCTCATTATCAATGTCAATCATTGTATAAGCGAAGTCGCCACGACTTCTGTTTATCATGTCAGCAATATTTAACTCATAGTTCGAGATAGCCGAAGTAATCTGACCAACCATATTTGGAACATTTTTATGAAATGCTGCCACACGACGTTTACCTGTATAAGGTAGCGACACGTGAGGAAAGTTAACTGAGTTTTTAATATTACCAGTTTCAAGGAATTCTTTTACCTGACGGGCTGCCATAATCGCACAGTTTTCTTCAGACTCTTGCGTAGATGCACCAAGATGTGGGATAGGAATAACATTTTTCATTTTTAAGACATTTTCATTAGGGAAATCTGTAATATATTTACCAACTTTTCCTGAAGCAAGTGCAGCTGCCATATCCTCTTCATTTACAAGTCCATCCCGAGAGAAATTCAAAATATGAACATCAGGTTTCATCAATTGAAATGCTGCTGCATTAAACATTTCTTTTGTATCAAGAGTTAACGGAACGTGTACCGTAATAAAATCAGAGTTAGCAAACAATTGTTCTATTGTCATTGCACGATGAACATTACGAGACAAATTCCAAGCTGTATCAACGGAAATAAACGGGTCGAAACCGATGACTTCCATATCTAAATTAAGTGCATCATTTGCTACAAGCGCACCAATGGCTCCTAATCCAATCACACCAAGAGTTTTTCCTCTTACTTCTTTTCCGACAAACTGTTTCTTACCAGCCTCCACTAGCTTGGGAATTTGGCTTCCTTCCGGCTCTAACGTCTTTGCCCAAGCGACACCGTCAAAAAGATTCCTAGAAGATGCGATTAATGTCGTTAACACTAATTCTTTCACTGCATTGGCATTGGCACCAGGAGTATTGAATACAACTATGCCTCGTTCCGTGCAGTTCTCAACAGGTATATTATTAACACCAGCACCCGCTCTCGCTATGGCCTTTAATTCTTGGTTCAATTCTAAAGAATGCATGTTAAAACTACGAACAATAATCGCATCTGGATCTTCACCTTCGTTGTCGATTGCGAAATTCCCCTTTTTTAATACATCAAGCCCACTTTCTGCAATTTGGTTTAATGTTTTAATTTTACGGACTTTATCTAACGCTAGTGTGCTCATCTGCTTTCCCTCTTTTCTATTTTTTCTAAAATTCCGATATTTCGATAGTTACAAAACAGTGTTTTCCAAAATTATTGGTCGTCTATCGCCCCCTAAAAGCATAAAGAGGTAAAGGAGTTATTTCCCTTACCTCTGCCCAGGCGAACGGCATTTCGACTTCATGTGCTCCCTCACGGTTATCCGCGTTTCGCCAGTTACACATGATCGTTTTGATTGAATTTATATTATCAGATATTTTAAAAAACTTCAACCGCAATTTTTGAATTTACAATTCAGTTCGAATATCCCAAAGTTCAGGGAAAAAACGTTGATCTAGGACTTTCTTTAAGTAATTAACGCCCGATGATCCACCAGTGCCCATTTTAAAACCGATAATTCTCTCTACTGTTTTCATATGTCTGAAGCGCCATTGCTGAAGCCAATCTTCAATGTCAACGAGCTTTTCAGCTAATTGATATAATTCCCAGTACGTTTCTACATTTCGATAAACCTCTAGCCAGGCACTTTTTACAGTCTGATCAGGCTCGTACGGAACAGAGTAGTCTCGAGCTAAAACATCAGGATGGATAGTTAAACCTGC is a window from the Anaerobacillus sp. CMMVII genome containing:
- a CDS encoding V4R domain-containing protein, which translates into the protein MNLFTFDDMKKTKRSSLGNDVPIELFRSVRLIGMYQGLPMKGKSTTLVVGRKIGESMQVSSLEEALQLFEELKIGIPRVIENNGNEMHIAIEDCFCEGLPVHEGNLVCDLEGAILEGALSSIYKGKVHVREVKCNVNGDKDCEYKIRFT
- a CDS encoding IS4 family transposase, encoding MNNKSIGREMLICQCLSLLPTEDFDCPLIDYGNYKLSTKSLLRIFVSAQLDKWSSYAHMEEKLRAYPKLCKELDIKDISGSQLSRRINDLPTEWVQKIFAKVVQKIKQLTDTCKGLPSGIGKLSIVDSTEIKLPERLCDWAYISKDYNAVKMHTRLSVVSPNVAFPDKILPSTGTVSDSESSDALIEENDTTYVMDRAYPSKKNLMDWQKREISFVVRIKKNLRLYTLQEFKPTHPSVIHDAKVLYGLSEIPIRYIEFLDEKGRSYRILTTRFDLTDLQVMEIYRNRWIIELFFKWIKQHLKLTKIWSTKPQGIWNQMFLALIAFGLSLIIKLQSGSTKTPWEFFRLLQTFLFHTVSSFYKELHRKKKRKSKGRQKVPIPLPKVMPSFGTVAMVKEKIKN
- a CDS encoding phosphoglycerate dehydrogenase, with the translated sequence MSTLALDKVRKIKTLNQIAESGLDVLKKGNFAIDNEGEDPDAIIVRSFNMHSLELNQELKAIARAGAGVNNIPVENCTERGIVVFNTPGANANAVKELVLTTLIASSRNLFDGVAWAKTLEPEGSQIPKLVEAGKKQFVGKEVRGKTLGVIGLGAIGALVANDALNLDMEVIGFDPFISVDTAWNLSRNVHRAMTIEQLFANSDFITVHVPLTLDTKEMFNAAAFQLMKPDVHILNFSRDGLVNEEDMAAALASGKVGKYITDFPNENVLKMKNVIPIPHLGASTQESEENCAIMAARQVKEFLETGNIKNSVNFPHVSLPYTGKRRVAAFHKNVPNMVGQITSAISNYELNIADMINRSRGDFAYTMIDIDNEVDNEILPNLETKIKQIEGMVRVRFI